One segment of Micromonospora parathelypteridis DNA contains the following:
- a CDS encoding DUF2267 domain-containing protein, producing the protein MNYDTFIDQVSQRTATSSERAVELTRAVLETFAERLTGGEVLDLAAQLPQPLQLVLKPSPSTEQADRFGAAEFVARVALRAQVEEPAARDAAQAVFTTLREAITGGEFDDVVTQLPRDYRGLVEQAMAPGATLRRA; encoded by the coding sequence ATGAACTACGACACCTTCATCGACCAGGTTTCTCAGCGCACTGCGACGTCCTCCGAGCGGGCGGTCGAGCTGACCCGGGCCGTGTTGGAGACGTTCGCCGAGCGGCTGACCGGCGGTGAGGTCCTGGACCTGGCGGCCCAACTGCCCCAGCCGTTGCAGTTGGTGCTCAAACCGAGCCCGAGCACCGAGCAGGCGGACCGGTTCGGGGCGGCCGAGTTCGTCGCCCGGGTCGCGTTGCGCGCACAGGTGGAGGAGCCTGCCGCTCGCGACGCCGCACAGGCGGTTTTCACCACTTTGCGGGAGGCGATCACCGGCGGTGAGTTCGATGATGTGGTCACTCAACTGCCGCGTGACTATCGGGGCCTGGTGGAGCAGGCGATGGCCCCGGGAGCGACGCTGCGCCGCGCCTGA